GTTTCCAGCTTCTAGTTTCTAGTTTCTAATTGCCAGTTTCCTTATCAAATAAATCATCAATTTTAATATTATCGCCTTCGGATTTTAGCTCTGGAGCTTCTTCATCTTCATCATCGCTAAATGAAAGGAAAGAGAAAAACCCATCATCTTCTTCAGTTTTTTCAGTTTTAACATCGCCTTTTATAAGCCTGTAAGATCTTTTATACCATTTGCTTGAAGGGTAATTATAGCCGAGAATCCCTGCATATTTAATTGCCTCGGAATCAATTCCTAAAATGAGATTTGTTTCAACCAGCCTGTAAAGGGCTTCTTCTGCTTGCTCTGTATCATCATATTGGTTCAAAACCTCTTTGTATCTATTAAGTGCAGCGATATAATTTTTGCGTTTTGCATAGAACCTACCTACTTCCATTTCCTTACCTGCTAAATGGCTTCTGATAAGGGTTAGCTTATATTTAGCCTCCTTAGCATATTGAGAATCTGGAAACCTGCGGAGGATTTCTTCAAAAGAAGTTTTGGCTTTCTCAGTAACATCTTGATCACGGCGGACATCCTTAATTCTATCATAGTAAGAAATTGCTTTTAGGTAATACATAAATTGGATTTCCTTACTGCCGGGGTTTAAGTCAATGAAGCTATTAATTGTATCAATAGCTTTGTCATATTCTTCATCTTTGAAGTGAGAATATGCAATCATCACACGAGATTTTGGGGCAAGCTCAGAAAATGGATAAAGCCTTTCAACCTCACCAAAAAGCTCAATGGCTCTGGCATAATTTGCTGCTTGCATTTCTTTGCGAGCTTCAGCAAATATATCTTCTGCGGGCACAGAGGTTTCAACGCTATCAAGGGCTTCTTCAACTTTATCCTCATCAGAAGAACAAGCCGAAAGCACTGCAATAAAGCCAAAAAACAGAATAATATTTAGAAGATTTCTCATTTTTATATCCAAAAAAATTTAATTTTTGGATTATTAATATTTTTAACTTTAATTCAATTTAATTGTTTATTTATTTAATAGCATTGTTTGGTGAGTATAGATTTAAGCTGTATAAACACTAGTTGTCACGCCGCACTTGTTACGTGGTTAATGGTTGAAATTGCTTATAAACTAAGTTTTGAGCTTGCTTTATGCTTAACCCCGCAACAAGTGCGGGTGACACTAAAGAGGAAAACATTAGATATTTTAGTAAAATCTATACTTGCTTAAAAATCCTTATTTAATCTTTAATTTTCTTGGTTTGAATTTTGATTCGTCTTCAGTTGGCACAGAAACATATATAACGCCATTTTTATATGAGGCTTCAGCTTCATCAATTTTAGCACCATATGGAAGTGGAATCACCCTTCTAACCGAGCCAACACGACGCTCTGCGATATAATAATTTTTATCTTTCTGCTCTTTTTGAACATCATCATTATATGAAATTGTTAAAAAACTTGGTGCGATTTCTAGGGAAATTTTATCTTTATCAACGCCCGGTAATTCAATAGAAATATCAATTTTATCTTTTGATTTTACAACATCAGTTTTAGGAAAAGTGCCGAAAGCATTTTCAGAGAATGGTAAAAATTTATCATTACCAATTTGAACTGCACCTAATGGATTAACGCCATTTTCTGCTGAAGTAAAACCGCCATTATTGAAGAAATTTCTAAACATTTCATCAAAAGTAGAAGTTATATGCCTATGCATTTGCTGCACTGGATTATTATTTTCAGCATTAT
The Rickettsiales bacterium DNA segment above includes these coding regions:
- a CDS encoding outer membrane protein assembly factor BamD; translation: MRNLLNIILFFGFIAVLSACSSDEDKVEEALDSVETSVPAEDIFAEARKEMQAANYARAIELFGEVERLYPFSELAPKSRVMIAYSHFKDEEYDKAIDTINSFIDLNPGSKEIQFMYYLKAISYYDRIKDVRRDQDVTEKAKTSFEEILRRFPDSQYAKEAKYKLTLIRSHLAGKEMEVGRFYAKRKNYIAALNRYKEVLNQYDDTEQAEEALYRLVETNLILGIDSEAIKYAGILGYNYPSSKWYKRSYRLIKGDVKTEKTEEDDGFFSFLSFSDDEDEEAPELKSEGDNIKIDDLFDKETGN
- a CDS encoding Hsp20/alpha crystallin family protein codes for the protein MLIKKIFFLFALALLFASNPSFSSNNRDVPFTFRGEENNAENNNPVQQMHRHITSTFDEMFRNFFNNGGFTSAENGVNPLGAVQIGNDKFLPFSENAFGTFPKTDVVKSKDKIDISIELPGVDKDKISLEIAPSFLTISYNDDVQKEQKDKNYYIAERRVGSVRRVIPLPYGAKIDEAEASYKNGVIYVSVPTEDESKFKPRKLKIK